The following nucleotide sequence is from uncultured Draconibacterium sp..
TGTGCTTAATCCGTGTCCCTGACTTCCAATAATGGTATTATACCGTAATGGTAAAGAATCAATAAAATCCTGGATATTGGCTGTTTTAACTGCCTGTTCGATTTTTTCGGTATCAGGTAATTCATCCATTACTCCGATATTATTTACAATAGAGTCAGAAAATATATATCCTTCCTGCATCACAACGCCACATTTTTTCCGCCAATTCGATTCGCTATACATTTTTAAATCAACATCGTTCAAATTAATCTTTCCCTTTACCGGGGGATAAAATCCAAGCAGTAATTTTATGAGCGTACTTTTGCCACTTCCACTGGTACCAACTATAGCAGTAATTTTTCCTGCCGGTATTTTTAGATTTATTTTTTTTAATACTTTTTCGGATTGTGTCCCTTCATATTGGAACATTACATTCTTAATCTCAATATCGGCTTTGGGGGGTATTTCCTGTATTTTCCCATCCTCTGGTTTTTCTTCGTCTTCATTATCATGGACTTCTCCTAAACGCTCAAGGCTTATTTTAGCATCTTGTGCTTCTTGTGTAAAACCAATAAACTGTTGAATTGGAGAATTTAGTTGCCCAATAATGTACTGTACGGCCATCATCATTCCTAGAGTCATATCCCCAGTTATCACCGCTTTGGCTGAAAGGAATGATATGAACAAGTCTTTTGCCTGGTTAATAAATGTTGCCCCAATTTGCTGGTTTTGATTCAATGCGAGGCCTTTTATTCCCACTCTATAAAGCCTGGCCTGGATACTTTCCCACTCCCATCTTTTTTGTTTTTCGCAGGCATTAAGTTTGATCTCCTGCATCCCGTTTACTAATTGAACAATATTATTGCTGTTTGCTGATGATTGCTGAAATCGTTTGTAATCGATTTCACGTCTTTTTTTTAGAAATAACAATACCCAACCTATATAAATGATACTTCCAAGAATAAAAACAAACAGTATCCCTATATGATAAGATGCCATTATAAAAATGTATATAGTTAATGTTATTACGGCAAAAACAATATCGATCAGCGATTTTGTCAGAAACGATTGAATCCTATTGTGATCCTGAATTCGTTGCATTATGTCTCCTACCATCTTAATGTCGAAAAAAGCAATTGGCAGCTTCATTAATTTTATAAGAAAGTCAGTAATTAGCGATATGCTAATACGAGTGGTTACATGCAGCATTATCCAACTCCGTATAAGACCGTTAGCTGTTTGCCCAAAAGTCAAGATCATTTGAGCAACTAACACCATTATAATAAAGGAGAGATCACTGTTATTTATCCCATAGTCTACTATGGCTTGGGTGAGGAAGGGAAAAATCAAACTTATGATACTACCGGTAAGCATCCCAAAGCCTAATTGGATAATGTATTTTTGGTAAGGCCTTAAATAGTTTAGCAAATATATAAAATTCAGCTTCCCTTTTTCTTCATCTTCATGCTTATAAAAAGCCGGTGTAGGTTCTAGTAGTAAAGTAGCTCCTTCTTTTTCTCCTTCTGTTTTTGTACTTATCCAACAATTTAAAAATTCATCTTTATCATAAGTGAGTAGACCTTGTGCCGGATCTGCAATATACACTTTTTCACCAGCGGCCTTTCGGGAAGAAAGTGACAAGAAAGACTTCTGTTTTCTAATTGCATATACAACCACAAAATGTCGTTGTTTCCAATGTACGATACAAGGTAAAGGGACTTCGTCCCGTAACTCTTCCCAGTTAAGTCGATAACCTTTTGTACGAAAACCTATATTTTCCGCAGCTTCACTGATACCCAACATTGATACGCCTTCGCGAGAAATATACGAATGATTCCGCAAATACTGCAGACTATAGCTTTTTCCATAATATTTTGCAACCATGCGTAAACAAGTAGGTCCGCAGTCCATGGAATCGAGTTGTTTGTAATATTGGAATTTGGACATCTTTTATTCTTTCAGTTTCACCAGCATCAATACAGGGTTATCATTTTCATTCAGACTGTTTGCCAATTGCACTAATTCTTTTTTCTTTTCAGGATATTTTGGAGTGGCGTTTTTAAATTCGTTGGATGCAACATTCTTTTTCAGTTCAAAAGGTTGAATGAATGTTGTCAAATACTTTTCATTTCCTATCTCAAAATACTTTTCAGGAAGAAAGGGTAATCCGTTGTCGATATCATTTATAATACCATTTATTGAATCCGTGAGGTCTGTTACAGTTGCAGTACCACTTTCCTTATCAATAAGCGCCAATTTTTGTATTCTATTCAATTCGTATTGAAGAAGGATAGATTGATTTGTTTCCAGAACAGTATATAATATCATATAATTCGATGCATGCTTAAAAAACTCATCCGGCGGATTATATCCCTCTGTTGTCATTGGGAACTTATGTTTTCCTTTTAAGAGTACACATAGTGGAGAATAAGTAAAGTCGGGATGAATGTGAAAAACAGTGTCTTTAAAATTATCCCAGTACAGGATGTCTCCATTAAATTCTGATAGAGTTGACATGCCTCCCATCCTCCCATTAAATTCATGGTAAGGATTTAGCTTCCCGGTGATTCTGTTACCAATACTATCCAGAATCAGCCAATCATACTCACCACGCCCCATGTTAATATATTGAGCAAGAAATATTGAAGAGCTTAAAAATCCTATATCATCAAAACCAAAGCCGTCTTCATCTACTGGTAATTTAATGTCTTGAGTATATTCACCGTCCTTGTTATACACGTTGATATTATCCGTCTTCCGATCCAATACGTAAACACATCCATTTTGATGATCCACAGCAAATCTTGAATAAGACACATATTCACTAGGCCCTCTTCCAATTTTACCAAACTGAGAACTCGATTTCCCATTCTTTGAAAACCTCACAACGCCAACATCCTTAATGGCAGCGTAAATAAAATTGTTAGTTATTTTATAAGAATAAATAGTACCAATAGGAAACTGATTCTCAAAAGGAATGTATTTAATATCATTTCCAATTTCTGATAAAAGAATTTTGCCGGCTTGAAAATTTTCAAGGTTAATTGATACTATATCCTTCGCTTTTTGGGATTCATTGCAGGAGAACAACGCTATAATTGCTAGGAAGGAAATTAGTTTTTTCATATTGAATGGATTAATAAATTATTTAATTAGTACGTAACATTAGTTCTTTTAATCGGATTTGATAATTCAACAATAGTTTATTGGTTAACTGTTGCCCGTATTGATCTAAACACTCGAAAGTCAGCAACATGTGCTTATTTATTTTATTGTAACTGTTTCAAGATGAATTGCTAAGACAGGTGTCGTGCTTTAAGACATAAACTTTTGTCGAACAATTGTTGGGTTAAGACCTATTTCATTATATGAAATAGGTCTTTATTATTAATTAGCAACTCCAAGTACCAAAAGTTGAATCTAAATCATAACAATCATCGTTACATGTTGATGAACTTGATCCAGCAATAATTCGGCCGGTCCTCCAACAAGTACAACACCCAGTACCATAACCACCTTTTAGATTTACGAGTTCTTTATCGTTTATCAGTTTTTCGTTATTGATTGATAATTTTCCTAATTTTTTCATTTTTAGAATTTTTAATTGATTTTTAAAATTTATTATAGCCCTTTCTATCATTTCAAAGGCAAGGAATTCATTGCTCCTCCTGATTAGTTTTAAATGTTATCTTTGTCTCATCACCTCCTTTCTGGTTAAAGGAAAGGGCAGGCAGGAAGCGGCTAATGGCAATTGGCACAGGCTTCCTGCCTTTTTCTCTCCAGATTTATTGTTTTTATATCATCGATGAAAAATTCAATATCTTTATAATTAAACTGACTCGGAAATTTATTCCCCTGTATAAAAACTGTTGGTGTTTCGGATATTTTTAATTTATCAAACAATTCTATATTTGTTCTGCTAGTCACCTCTGCAATATCAAATCCTCCTGGTAATTCCTCTTCATATAATGATTTTCTAAGATTTTTATCTGAGGAATACCACTTTGAAAGATATTCAAAAGTAGCTTCTGAACCGTCATTATAATAATGGTAGTACACGTGGTTTATTAGCTTTAAAAATGCCTCGTCGCTGTAAGTAGATAAAATCATATTTATTTTTACATCGTTGCAGTTATCAACTAACATTCTTAATTCTTTAAATGCATCTGCACATGGGCTACAATACGGGCTTAAAAAGGCAGTAATGGTAACCGGAGCATTAGGGGGGCCTAATATTAAACTATCATTACTTTCCGGTATTTCAACATACCCATTTTGCTGTAATAAAAATTTAAATACTTCAGGATTTCGTTTAAAGCCAAGGAAAGAAAAATGTTCTTGTTTAAAATCAGCCGCTTTATGCAGATAAGATTTAAAAAACAACCAAATGGTTCCGGGAATTAACAAAAATGTTATCCAACGGATTATATCTAGTACGACAAAAACTCCAATTTTCAAAAATGGTAACAAAATCACAAATTCTGCGATAAGTGCCAATTGTACAGTCAGGCAAAACGGACACCATTTTTTTGCCTTAAAAGCTTGATAATAAATAGAAAATATAGGGTAGGGAAGCGCTAATAGACTTATAGTGGCAAGAAGCCAGAGGTTATCAGCACTTTTTGCTTCTAAAAGGAAAAGGATTGTTCCTGAAAAGTATATAAGCCCGGCATCGGCCCAATTGATCCATCCAAATAGCTGTGAGGCTTTAGATGTCAGTACAGTGTCACAATCCGTTTTAGAACTGAATGCACAAATTTTATCTGCCAGTGGTACGTGAACTTTAATTTCGTGTAATACAAGAAAAATAGAGGCTGTCAGTCCAATAACTTTGGTAAACAGTAGGCTATACAACAAGTAGTTCGGTTGTATATGTCTAGTTACGGAAAAAACAACATAAACACCCAAAGCAATCAACGTAATTATTCCAATTGGAAGTAAGCTTCTGTTTAATATTTCATCCTGATGTTTTTTTCGATATTCCACTTCTCCTGAATCCTTTGTCCCTTCCAAGACGACGACAGCTCTGGAAAGTTTTTTTGAGAATTTTTCAAAATCTTCGCGAATAACTTTTTTGCCTGATTCTAAGTAGGATGCTTTGCCATTTTTAATTTCTAAAACAAAGACCAACATTCCTCCCGAAGTTTTCAAGTGAGCAATAAAGGGCATCTCCAAATTTTGTATTTCTTCCAATTCAAGATTTAATGCATAATGTTCAACTTTCCATTTAGTCAAAGCATCGCACACACTTTTTAAGGATGGATAATAAGGGTGAGATAATAGAAATTCTTTTACACTTGTTTTTGTAACTCTGATTTTATAATACTCGATAGCTTGTTGTAATATAAATATTACGTTTTCTTCGTGTTGCATCTAGTTTTGCCTTTTATTAGTTAGTTTGATGTAATTTTCTGCCATAATCGATGATGAAAACATACTTTCTGCTCTTATTTTTGCATTTCGTGAAAGTTTTATCCGAAGAGGTTTGTCATTAATCAGTTGGAATATGAAGTGTTCCAATTTTATAATGTGAGGTGCTATTCCAAAGAAATTAGTTTTATCTGGAATCATATCCACAAGTAAAGCGTTCTCGTTGTGAATTAAGATTTCTTTAAGGCCACCAATATTTGACGCAACTATTGGTAATCCACAATGCATCATTTCTAGTGCAACATATCCGAAGGGCTCTTCTATTGAAGGAATTACGCCAACATTAGCAGTAGTATATAAAGAGATTACATCTTCAAAGGGAATATATCCAAGGTGCTTAACCTTATTTGGGAAATTGTCTGATAACATATCTAAAGTGCTATCTTTTCCATCGCCTGCTATCACTAAATAACAATTTGGCACAATCCTGATAAGGTTTTCCATCGCCTTACATAAATAAGAAAGTCCTTTAATAGGATCAATTCTTCCACTAAACACAATTATTTTATCCTTATTAGGAATATCATATTTTTCTCTGATATCTACTTTATTATTAACAGTGAAAGGACCTGATCCGTTGTAGATAATTTCAACCTTTTTGCTATTTATGTCGTTTTTTAATAAATCTATTTTGCTTTGTTCACTAATGGCTATAATGTGATCAGTGTCTTTGTATGTTTGAGATTCTATATCGAAATTATTTGTTTCTGAAATTTTGTTGTTTAGAAAAAGATGTTGTGTGAAAATTAATTTGCCATTTAATATATTTTTAAGGCTTATTGCAATGAAATACTGAAAAGTATAATTCATGTGAATTATATTTAGGCTTCTCTCGGGAATGTATTGTGAAACAATCCGTGATAGATTTTTTGCTAATTTTTCCTGATTGTTTTTTGTGTCAGTATTCTTCTTTTCATAAGGAAGAGGAATTTCTAAAATGGTAATTCCATTGCGTTTATATATGCCAAAAAATTTGGTTGTGACGGTTCCTATTTCTAAAATATAAACGTTAATATTATCCTTTTTAGTTAATCCGATAGAAAGTTGTTTAATAAAAGTCCCAACCCCATAGCACGTACCCCGGTCTTTACTCTTTAATATTATCCAATTAATTTTTTGCATGTTCGAATCTTACTAGTTGTGTCTTTAATAGGTTAGTGTAGAGATCATTATAGGGGCAGAGATACCGGTGGATATCCCAATGTTATTGTTGTTCATGTGGCATAATTTGTTTATCCCATCTGGGATACATTCCAGTGATTGGCGGAGAATACTTCGGCAATAGTCAACTTCCTCTTTAAAAGAGTTGCTTCCTTTTAAACATTGCAGCTGTTCAAATAATATGATAATACCACTAATTCCTGTTTGTAAAGACATGTTTTTTTGGGGAAGTTCTGCCTGTAACCGTGTAATATCGACTAGTGATATTATTTTATTGATGTTTTCAATACTTGTAATTTTATTAATATTGAAAAAAACCTTTTTAAGCCGGTATAATACAGTTAGGAGCAACAGCCTGTTTAACTGTGAGTTTGGTAAATTTGCTGGACTGAAGAGGGGTTCTATAAGTTGATAAATAATTTGTTCAACTTTATTAATCATAATATTTTTCTCTAATGCTTCTGCCAAAAACCATAGAAGAATAGTATAATCCCAGTCTAGACTGGAAACGCCAGTCAAATTGACCACCCCAGGCCAATTTAAATTGACCATCGACGCCGGAGCAAATTGACCACCGACCATTTTCAACAAAAAAGAGAACGTTTTTCTTCTGTCAGATTACAACAAATTTACTGTTTTTTTATTCACTATAAATGTTTCGTTTTTTTCTCATCGATTCCCCCATCAGCTCAATCCTGTGCGATTGATGGATCAACCGGTCAAGTATGGCATCGGCAATCGTTTTTTCCCCGATTATTTCATACCACTTACTAACGGGCAGTTGTGATGTAACAATCATTGAGCCACTATTGTGCCTGTCTTCAATTAACTCTAACAGAGCTATCCGGTTTTGGCTATCTAAGGGTTGCAGACCAAAATCATCGAGTATTATTAACTGATGCCTGGCCATTTTTGCAAGTTCTTTAAGATAAGATCCATCGGCTTTTGCCATTTTTAGTTTAGAAAACAGTTTTGTTGTATTAAAGTACAAAACCCTGTATCCCTCAATACAGGCCTGATACCCTAAGGCTGTCGCAATATAACTTTTGCCGGCACCGGTGCTGCCCGATATTAATACATTCTCGTTTTTATTAATAAAATCGCATTCAGCCAGTCTTAACAGTTTTGTCCGATCGATATTTCTTGCATGTTCGTACACCACGTTTTCAATGGTTGCTTTATAGTGGAACCTTGCATTTTTTATCAATCGCTCTATCTTTCGGTTGTTGCGATCGTCCCACTCGGCATCTGTTATCATCGATACAAACTGGTCGATGGTGTAATCATCGGTTTTACCCGTTTCGATAGCTGTTTTAAAAGCCCCATGCATACCATGGAGCTTCATCTGTTTCATTCGTGTTAATGTTACTTCGTTCATTGTTTTTTACTTTATCAGTTGTAATATTTTCCTCCCCTTATATTGTTATGAAAAGGAAGTTCAGGTTCGTCCGGTGTTTCATCGTCAAGTTTATCCAACCCTTTTTCCAGTATCTTTTGTATGATTTTGTAGTTGTAAACCTGATGTTCCAATGCACGTTTACACGCATTGGCAAGCCTTTCTTCTCCCACCTTTTTAGCAAAAGCCAATACGCCCATACAGCTTTTATAGGATTGTTCAGGGTGTTGTTTTCTTTCCAGCACATTGATTATAAATTCCTTTACACTTTCGTCAATTGAAGCTGCCCAGTTGATAAAACGCTGCGGTGTCCAGTCGGTAACAAACTGGTGTGTTGTTGCCAGGTGGTCTTTGTTTGTGGTGTAGAAGTATTTACGTCCATCTCTTTTGTGCAAAGCTATGCGGTTGTATTTATGGTATATTTCAACGGTTTTTGATGTAAACACCAGCTTTACCTTCTTCTTTAAATATTGGCAGGGAACACTGTAATAATGCTTGTCTTTGCTTAACAGCACGTGCCCGTTCATGGCTACGGTGGCTATTGCTATTTCTTTAATCTCGTATTTTTCTACAGGCAATGCGGTAAGCTTGTCTTTTTCGTCTTCAACGAATAATTGATACCGGGACGTTGGCCTGCCAGTCAGCTTTTTGTTGTTGTGTTTATCCAGCTCGTCCCAAATGGCATTATTTAGCTCGTCTAAACTATAAAAGCTTTTGCCGCGCAAGGCCGGATATATTCTTTGGTACAGTATCTTAACTGCCCCTTCTGCCAGAGACTTGTCCCGGGGACGGTAAGCCCGGGCCGGAAGAACTGTTGTGCCATAGTGTTCGGCAAAGTCCATAAACGTTTCGTTAATGGTAGGTTCAAACCGGCTGCTTTTGGTTACGGCAGACTTTAGGTTATCAGGGACAATAGCTGCAGGAACTCCCCCGTAAAAGTGCAGTGCATTTTCAACCGAAGCAACAAAGTCTTCTTTTTGTTGGCTCGGTGAGGCTTCTGCATAGGTGTATTGACTGGCCCCCAGTATGGCAACAAAAAACTGTACCTCTTCAATCTCGCCTGTTTCTTTATTGATAACTTCAAGGGTTTTGCCAGCGTAGTCAATAAACATCTTATCGCCTGCTTTATGCTCCATATGCATTACCGGGTTAACCTTTTTACTCCAACGCAGGTAGTGGGCTTTAAACTGGCTTAGTTTTAGCCCATCGGGATGTTTTGCATAATATTCTTCCCACATCAGCTGTTTGGTAACGCCGGTCTTTTTTAGTTCGCGCTCCATGTAGGGAAAGAAGTTATAAACCTTTTTTAGCTTGGGGGAAAGAACATCTTCGGTATCCCTGCTAAAGATCTTTTCCAGCTCGGAATCACTCTTTTTATCAATATCATCAATTGTAAGGTTTAATACCTTGTATAGAGCGATATACTTCTTAACGGTGTTACGTGAGAGGCCCAGGTACCTACTGATAAATTGTTTTGCTTTTCCCTGGTGGTGCAACTGAATGACTTTTCTTACTTTACTCATGTCGATTAATTTATTAGCCATGTTTTCATATTAATTTGTTTAAATCAGTATGAAATTATGGCTTCGACAGAAGTAAAATCAATCTCTTTTGATGGGTGGTCACTTTAGTCCGGCGCAGGTGGTCACTTTGCTCCGGCACGGGGTGGTCAGTTTAAACTGGCGAGGGTGGTCATTTTATTCCGGCCTTGGGTGGTCACTTTGACCGTTTTTTCCAGCAATGGTGGGGAACTTTGTATAAGGACTTTATAATCACCGGAATTGATGGTGTATGGAACGACATGAACGAACCTGCGGTGTTCAATGGCCGCGGGGGAACTATGCCGGAAGATAACTTTCATCGTGGTGGTGGTAAGTTACCTGCCGGACCCCATTTGCGGTATCATAATGTTTATGGATTGTTGATGGTAAAAGCTTCCCGAGATGGTATTATGAACGTAAATTCGGAGAAGAGACCATTTGTTTTGTCGCGGGCAAATTTTCTGGGAGGGCAAAAATATGCCGCTACATGGACAGGTGATAATGCATCAACCTGGGAGCATTTTAAAATGGCAACTCCTATGGTGTTGAATTTAGGTTTGTCTGGTCAGCCTTTTTCAGGTCCTGATTTAGGTGGTTATGGAGGTTCGCCTGATGCAGATTTGTTTGCTAACTGGATTGCTGTTGGGGCATTTTATCCTTTCTGCAGAAGCCATTCTGAAAAAGGCACTAACGATCAGGAACCATGGGCATTTGGCAAAGAAGTTGAAAATGTTTCACGAACTGCCTTACAACGTCGCTATCGTCTACTTCCATATTTGTACACTTTGTTTCATGAGGCTGCACAAACCGGATTGCCAGTTATGCGACCCGTATTTTTTGCTGATGTAACTGACAAATCCCTGAGAAAAGAAGATGAGGCTTTTATGTGGGGCAACGATTTGCTAATTGTACCGCAATGGTCAGAAGATCCTCAATTACCGGAAGGTATTTGGAATGATATTTCGCTGTTAGGTAATGACGTGGAGAATGATGGTTATCAGCCGAATCTGAAACAAAGGGGCGGATCGATTATTCCAGTTGGCTCTGTAATTCAGTCAACAGAAGAATTTAAGACCGATTCGTTGACTTTGCTGGTCTGTTTGGATGAGAACAACTCAGCTACAGGAACTTTATATGTCGATAAAGGTGAAGGATTTGATTACCGGGATGGTGAATTTGAAGTGGATATATTCAAGGCAGAGAAAACCGGAGAAAATACGATTACGGTTAAATGTGAAGTGGAAGGTAAGAAGCAAACGAAAAAACAAAGATTCTACCAAATAGGCTTGGTTACCAACTCGGGCGTTAATTATTCAGACTGGCAAAACAATAATACTGTTATTATAAGCACCAAAGGCAGTTTATAATAGGTGCGATTTTTTTAAGATGTTATTAGTAAAAAGGCGGCTTTTAATATTGTCAGAGGGCATTATTAAAAAAAGAATAATCCTCGGCCGCCTTTTTTATATGTAGATAAAGTTATCATTCGCCTCTTCTCTTATACAGATCAGTTATTTTTGGGGAAGTGTATAGCGCAGAAAATTTGGCATTTAATGCAGTTTATTTAATGTCGAATAGCTTTGTTTGAACGGTATTATACAATATACCAGGATTAGACCTTATGTATGATACCAGTTTTAATATTGCCTTGTTTCACAATGGAATAAAAACTTTTCAGAATTCCGTTCCTCATAATCAGTGAAGAAATAATGTATCTGACACGAACCGACTAGTTTCCTGTATTAGGTCTTATACCCTAGTGGCGATTAGAACTACGCTGGTATATTAAGGAAGTAAATAGGTCTTTTTCGTTGTAGACATTTTTATTTATATTATGTTCTATTAAAAAGGTGCAAACAAAAGATAGCTTAAAATTTCTGTAAAAACCTCTTGCTCTAATTTCTTAATTTTATTGGTAGCTGGATAGGATTGTAATCTGCACTATTATAAATGTTTGTGTGGGTTTGTCTTGTTTGTTTAATTAGGTAAATTCTTAATTTTAGAAGCTAGCTTAGAGTCCTAATGAATTTTTTTAAAACTTTTTTTTGATTTTGGATGGTACAATTAGATAACTCTTACATTTATAAGTCAAACTAAATTATTAGAACTTGGCTAAAACAGAAAGTGATATCCGTGTATGGCAAAATTTTAGGAAAGGACACAAAGTAGCTTTTCAAAAGATTTACTTCGATCATTATCGATTCTTATACAATTATTGCCGTAAGTTTACCTCTGATACTTCTCTTGTTGAAGACCTGATACAAGATTTATTTGTAAATATTTTGGTTCGGAAAGATCGGTTAAGCGATACCGATAATATACGTCTATATTTACTTTGTTCCATTCGCAGGAGGCTATTTAAAGCCTTAAACGAAAAAGTACATAAAGTAACCGATTTGTTCGATCCACTAAATCCCGACTTTAGTTTCGACGAAGGTATAGAACCTGCTTTTGGCGAAAATGAAGATGAGAATAAAACGCTAAAAGTGCTATTCAAATCGGTGAATACACTCGGAGCTCGCCAAAAGGAAATTATTTACATGAAATATTTTTCAGGCTTAAATAATAAGGAGATTGCTGAAGTACTAGGGTTATCATATCAAACAGTGCGAAATACCTTGTGTAACGCGCTAAAAAATATCCGAAAAGATTTTGATAATGAGCAGCCAAAAGGAAAAATGGTAGTGTTGTTACATTTATTTCGGAAAATGGAATAGTACATATATAGAGATTTATCATTCTTCAGATAAAGAAAGATTTTAATGCAGAAGAAATATATAGATATCGATGATTTTTTGAATAGTGAAAACTACAACGAGTTTATTATTCAAAAATCGGTAAAGCAGCAAAAAAGATGGGAAGCTTACTTTAAAGAATTTCCTGATACAAAATATGCTGCCGGTCAGGCTCAGAAAATTATACTCGGGCTAGGTTCAATGGAGGATCATACCTCGTTAATTGAAGTGCCGGATGTTAAACTGCATAACCAGTTTGAGGAAACCTGGAATAAATACCGTGGCGAGAAATCGAAAACTGTTATTTTAAAAACCTCCAAATTTATTTACCGGGGAGGAGTAGCTGCTGCTGCAGTTATTTTTCTAATGATCTCGTTTACGCTGGTTACAAACTATTTAAATAATTATACAAACCCTGAATATTTTTCGGTTTATGTTCCCACAGCAGAGCAAAGCCGGTTAACACTTCCCGACGGCACAAGGGTTTGGGTGAACTCAGAAACCGAAATAAAATACTCGAATCAGTTTAACACCAAAGAGCGCGATATTCTGCTTTTGGGAGAGGCTTATTTTGAGGTGGCCCATAACGAAGAGTTACCGTTTTATGTAACTGCTAATGGAGCTCGGATAAAAGTAACCGGAACAAAATTTAATGTAAAAGGATACTCAAATGACAGCAAAGTTGAAACCGTTTTGGTTGAAGGGAAAGTTGAATTGAGTAGGGTTGGTGACCGGTCGGGAAGCAGTATTGAATTATCTCCCGGCGATAAAGCAACTTTGAATTTGGAAGATAGCAGGGTGTCGATTTCGCGCGAGGATGTTATGGACGATTTAGCCTGGAAAGATGGTAGACTGGTGTTCCGGAATATTCCTTTGCAAGAGGTGTGTAAAACACTTGAGCGGCATTTTGATGCTGAAATAGTTTTGGCCGGAGACGCTGAGAATTTATACAATCATCCATTTACGTTTACAATTGAAAATGAAACATTACCCATGATATTGGAATATTTATGTAAAGCTGCGCCGCTAATGTATGATACAAAATACATTGATGATGATGGAGAACATGGCATTGAGAAAATAGAATACATTGTAAGTGCCAGATAGTAAATCAAAAAGAAATAAGCGAATATTTTATTAAACCATAAACGATGCTACTGCCGGTTTTTCGGTAATAACATCTAATAAACCATATTACGAACTAAAAGACTTGCCAATGAAATGACACCTAAAAAACGAAATGGAAAATGCTCCAACATTTTCCATCTCAGATCTGAATTTTTACGATAACAATAAGATTAAACTTGTCAAATTCAAACCATAACAAAATTATGCAAAAAAATCGAGAAATGGTTGGATCGGATGTTTTGTATCCCGGTCTAACAAAA
It contains:
- the istB gene encoding IS21-like element helper ATPase IstB, translating into MNEVTLTRMKQMKLHGMHGAFKTAIETGKTDDYTIDQFVSMITDAEWDDRNNRKIERLIKNARFHYKATIENVVYEHARNIDRTKLLRLAECDFINKNENVLISGSTGAGKSYIATALGYQACIEGYRVLYFNTTKLFSKLKMAKADGSYLKELAKMARHQLIILDDFGLQPLDSQNRIALLELIEDRHNSGSMIVTSQLPVSKWYEIIGEKTIADAILDRLIHQSHRIELMGESMRKKRNIYSE
- the istA gene encoding IS21 family transposase, which gives rise to MANKLIDMSKVRKVIQLHHQGKAKQFISRYLGLSRNTVKKYIALYKVLNLTIDDIDKKSDSELEKIFSRDTEDVLSPKLKKVYNFFPYMERELKKTGVTKQLMWEEYYAKHPDGLKLSQFKAHYLRWSKKVNPVMHMEHKAGDKMFIDYAGKTLEVINKETGEIEEVQFFVAILGASQYTYAEASPSQQKEDFVASVENALHFYGGVPAAIVPDNLKSAVTKSSRFEPTINETFMDFAEHYGTTVLPARAYRPRDKSLAEGAVKILYQRIYPALRGKSFYSLDELNNAIWDELDKHNNKKLTGRPTSRYQLFVEDEKDKLTALPVEKYEIKEIAIATVAMNGHVLLSKDKHYYSVPCQYLKKKVKLVFTSKTVEIYHKYNRIALHKRDGRKYFYTTNKDHLATTHQFVTDWTPQRFINWAASIDESVKEFIINVLERKQHPEQSYKSCMGVLAFAKKVGEERLANACKRALEHQVYNYKIIQKILEKGLDKLDDETPDEPELPFHNNIRGGKYYN
- a CDS encoding TIM-barrel domain-containing protein, giving the protein MGGHFDRFFQQWWGTLYKDFIITGIDGVWNDMNEPAVFNGRGGTMPEDNFHRGGGKLPAGPHLRYHNVYGLLMVKASRDGIMNVNSEKRPFVLSRANFLGGQKYAATWTGDNASTWEHFKMATPMVLNLGLSGQPFSGPDLGGYGGSPDADLFANWIAVGAFYPFCRSHSEKGTNDQEPWAFGKEVENVSRTALQRRYRLLPYLYTLFHEAAQTGLPVMRPVFFADVTDKSLRKEDEAFMWGNDLLIVPQWSEDPQLPEGIWNDISLLGNDVENDGYQPNLKQRGGSIIPVGSVIQSTEEFKTDSLTLLVCLDENNSATGTLYVDKGEGFDYRDGEFEVDIFKAEKTGENTITVKCEVEGKKQTKKQRFYQIGLVTNSGVNYSDWQNNNTVIISTKGSL
- a CDS encoding sigma-70 family RNA polymerase sigma factor, with the protein product MAKTESDIRVWQNFRKGHKVAFQKIYFDHYRFLYNYCRKFTSDTSLVEDLIQDLFVNILVRKDRLSDTDNIRLYLLCSIRRRLFKALNEKVHKVTDLFDPLNPDFSFDEGIEPAFGENEDENKTLKVLFKSVNTLGARQKEIIYMKYFSGLNNKEIAEVLGLSYQTVRNTLCNALKNIRKDFDNEQPKGKMVVLLHLFRKME
- a CDS encoding FecR domain-containing protein translates to MQKKYIDIDDFLNSENYNEFIIQKSVKQQKRWEAYFKEFPDTKYAAGQAQKIILGLGSMEDHTSLIEVPDVKLHNQFEETWNKYRGEKSKTVILKTSKFIYRGGVAAAAVIFLMISFTLVTNYLNNYTNPEYFSVYVPTAEQSRLTLPDGTRVWVNSETEIKYSNQFNTKERDILLLGEAYFEVAHNEELPFYVTANGARIKVTGTKFNVKGYSNDSKVETVLVEGKVELSRVGDRSGSSIELSPGDKATLNLEDSRVSISREDVMDDLAWKDGRLVFRNIPLQEVCKTLERHFDAEIVLAGDAENLYNHPFTFTIENETLPMILEYLCKAAPLMYDTKYIDDDGEHGIEKIEYIVSAR